The proteins below are encoded in one region of Paenisporosarcina cavernae:
- a CDS encoding lysophospholipid acyltransferase family protein — MTFYQVIKGTVWQLLNPMYRFDIEGLEHFPKEGGVLICANHISALDPPVVGITSPRPVHFMAKEELFHMPVLKWAIPKLNAFPVKRGMSDRDALRKAISLLKSGEVMGLFPEGTRSIDGKLGKGFSGAGFFAMKGDAHVIPCAIIGPYKPFKRLKVRYGKPIDLTELKERKANAEEVTAVIMEHIQTLLDK; from the coding sequence ATGACATTTTATCAAGTAATTAAAGGCACTGTTTGGCAATTATTGAACCCAATGTATCGATTTGATATAGAGGGATTAGAGCATTTCCCAAAAGAAGGCGGAGTGCTTATTTGTGCAAATCATATTTCGGCACTTGATCCGCCAGTGGTTGGAATCACTTCACCAAGACCTGTGCATTTTATGGCGAAAGAGGAATTGTTTCATATGCCCGTCCTAAAATGGGCAATCCCAAAATTAAATGCCTTTCCTGTTAAACGTGGAATGAGTGATCGAGATGCGCTTCGTAAAGCAATTTCTCTCTTAAAATCAGGGGAAGTGATGGGTTTATTCCCAGAGGGGACAAGAAGTATAGATGGCAAATTAGGAAAGGGATTTTCAGGTGCAGGTTTTTTTGCAATGAAAGGCGATGCCCATGTGATTCCGTGTGCCATTATTGGACCATACAAACCATTTAAACGTTTAAAGGTTCGTTATGGAAAACCAATTGACTTAACTGAGTTAAAAGAACGAAAAGCGAATGCAGAAGAAGTTACTGCAGTCATCATGGAACATATCCAAACATTATTAGATAAATAA
- a CDS encoding NAD(P)H-dependent glycerol-3-phosphate dehydrogenase: MEKITVLGAGSWGTALAIVLAENNHDCLLWSHRADQAIEITQNHTNKKYLPETTLPTNLRATSDLKEAIEHSQTIVLAVPTKGIREVCATINDYLSNPALIIHVSKGIEPDTFKRISEMIEEEISPSNLQEIVVLSGPSHAEEVVLQHPTTVTAACRDLTYAEKVQDLFMRSYFRVYSSSDVIGVEIGGALKNVIGLAAGVLAGLGYGDNAKAALITRGLTEITRLGDKMGANPRTFSGLSGIGDLIATCTSVHSRNWRAGNLLGKGYKLEQVLEEIGMVVEGVRTTKAAYQLSNHYHVPMPISTALYHVLFENEDPKTAVDSLMERSKKHEMEDLYEGHE; encoded by the coding sequence ATGGAAAAGATTACTGTTTTAGGAGCAGGGAGCTGGGGAACGGCATTAGCAATCGTATTAGCAGAAAATAATCATGATTGTTTGTTATGGTCCCATCGAGCTGACCAGGCTATAGAAATAACCCAGAACCATACCAATAAAAAATATCTACCTGAAACTACCCTGCCAACAAACTTGAGAGCAACTTCTGATTTAAAAGAAGCGATAGAACATTCTCAAACGATCGTGTTGGCTGTTCCGACTAAAGGGATTCGAGAAGTTTGTGCAACGATCAATGACTATTTATCGAATCCAGCGCTAATCATCCATGTTTCAAAAGGGATTGAGCCCGATACATTTAAACGAATTTCGGAAATGATTGAAGAAGAAATAAGCCCTAGTAACTTACAAGAAATAGTTGTGCTTAGTGGCCCGAGTCATGCCGAAGAAGTTGTTTTACAGCATCCAACTACTGTAACCGCTGCATGCAGAGATTTGACCTATGCAGAAAAAGTGCAAGATTTATTCATGAGATCTTATTTCCGTGTGTATTCAAGTAGCGATGTAATTGGTGTCGAGATAGGTGGCGCATTAAAAAATGTGATCGGCTTAGCAGCGGGAGTATTAGCAGGTTTAGGTTATGGAGATAATGCGAAAGCCGCGTTAATTACCCGTGGCTTAACAGAGATTACGCGATTAGGAGATAAAATGGGAGCGAATCCGAGAACATTTTCGGGACTTTCAGGTATAGGAGATTTAATAGCAACATGTACAAGCGTGCATTCCCGTAACTGGCGGGCGGGAAATTTACTTGGTAAAGGATACAAATTAGAGCAAGTACTTGAAGAAATCGGAATGGTCGTGGAAGGCGTGCGTACGACAAAAGCGGCTTATCAACTTTCCAATCACTATCATGTGCCGATGCCTATTTCGACTGCCCTTTATCATGTTTTATTTGAAAATGAAGATCCAAAGACTGCCGTAGATTCTCTCATGGAACGTTCGAAAAAACATGAAATGGAAGATTTATACGAAGGTCATGAATAG
- the spoIVA gene encoding stage IV sporulation protein A, whose product MDSVYSQLAERTNGDMYIGVVGPVRVGKSTFVKQLMEKVVIPNLQTEDDRRRAIDELPQSSAGPAIMTAEPKFVPAQGTRVHLAESSISFQVRFVDCVGYLIEGVKGHEDENGPRYVQTPWDSQPIPFEKAARIGTDKVIRDHSTLGIFVTTDGTVNGITRHQLQPVEDEMIATLQSIGKPFVVVLNSENPYHADTLALAEEMRASYNVPVIPTSVKDMSEGMLQDILKECLFEFPVFDVEMNTPDWIDILDDSHPMKHSLSDAIQESINQVQKIRDVQRIAEALMHYDFIEQAELMEILPGKGIASLQLTIEESYYQHVCDSYLDHSIETKKDWLLFLQESSKRKRQFDSFSQALEDAKTKGYGVTIPKKEDFDPSMPELVKQNQFFGVKMKAKAATYHVIRIDLDAEFSPLIGSEFHSKQLLTELQNAYQNDREELWETSLFGTPLHKMLTESMKFKVDSISSLSKRRMRETIERMTNDGERGMIAFIL is encoded by the coding sequence ATGGATTCAGTTTATTCTCAGTTAGCTGAAAGAACAAATGGAGATATGTATATTGGAGTAGTAGGGCCAGTACGTGTAGGGAAATCAACGTTTGTAAAACAATTGATGGAAAAGGTCGTGATTCCAAACCTTCAAACGGAGGATGATCGTCGACGGGCAATTGATGAATTGCCTCAAAGTTCGGCAGGGCCAGCAATTATGACAGCCGAACCCAAATTTGTACCTGCGCAAGGTACACGAGTGCATTTAGCAGAAAGCTCTATATCGTTTCAAGTTCGCTTTGTTGATTGCGTCGGGTATTTAATTGAAGGCGTGAAAGGGCACGAAGATGAGAACGGTCCACGATATGTACAAACTCCTTGGGATTCTCAGCCAATTCCATTTGAGAAAGCAGCTAGAATTGGCACGGACAAAGTTATTCGAGATCATTCCACATTAGGAATATTCGTGACAACTGATGGCACGGTTAACGGGATCACAAGACACCAATTACAACCAGTTGAAGATGAAATGATAGCGACCCTTCAATCTATAGGAAAACCGTTTGTTGTCGTATTAAATAGTGAAAATCCATACCACGCAGATACGTTAGCTTTAGCGGAAGAAATGCGAGCAAGCTATAATGTCCCTGTCATTCCTACAAGCGTCAAAGATATGTCGGAAGGAATGCTCCAAGACATTTTAAAAGAATGTTTGTTTGAATTTCCGGTTTTCGATGTGGAAATGAATACACCTGATTGGATCGATATTTTAGATGATAGCCATCCGATGAAGCATTCTTTAAGTGATGCTATTCAAGAAAGTATTAATCAAGTGCAAAAAATCCGTGACGTACAGCGGATAGCGGAAGCGTTAATGCACTATGACTTCATTGAACAGGCCGAATTAATGGAAATATTACCTGGTAAGGGAATAGCAAGCTTACAGTTAACCATTGAAGAAAGCTATTATCAACACGTATGTGATTCCTATTTAGATCATTCGATTGAAACAAAAAAAGATTGGTTGCTCTTCTTACAGGAATCATCTAAACGGAAAAGACAGTTCGACTCCTTTTCGCAAGCATTAGAAGATGCTAAAACAAAAGGGTACGGAGTCACCATACCGAAGAAAGAGGATTTTGATCCTAGCATGCCTGAATTGGTCAAGCAAAACCAATTTTTCGGAGTGAAAATGAAGGCTAAAGCTGCAACTTATCATGTCATACGGATCGATCTCGATGCAGAATTTTCCCCATTAATAGGATCAGAATTTCATAGTAAACAGCTTCTAACCGAATTACAAAATGCCTATCAAAATGATCGGGAAGAACTTTGGGAAACATCCCTTTTTGGAACACCATTACACAAAATGCTAACAGAAAGTATGAAATTCAAAGTGGACTCCATTTCTTCTTTGTCTAAACGCAGAATGCGAGAAACAATTGAGCGAATGACAAATGACGGAGAACGCGGTATGATTGCATTTATACTTTAA
- the cmk gene encoding (d)CMP kinase, protein MKNYIQIAIDGPAGAGKSTIAKMVAEKLGYTYIDTGAMYRAITYKAMNENINLSDGNAIGYLLEQTDIALIPSPSGQRVVMDGNDISQEIRSNDVTSNVSEVAAHANVRAEMVKRQLKMAASSGVVMDGRDIGTHVLVNAELKIFMSATVQERAKRRLLDNEARGIQSDIASLEEEIATRDKMDSEREASPLVQAQDAIFLDTTSMTIVEVRDEIIRLAEERLAS, encoded by the coding sequence ATGAAAAACTATATTCAAATTGCAATCGATGGACCTGCAGGCGCTGGAAAAAGCACGATTGCAAAAATGGTTGCCGAAAAGCTTGGTTATACATATATCGATACTGGAGCGATGTATCGCGCTATTACGTATAAAGCAATGAATGAAAACATAAACTTATCTGACGGGAATGCCATTGGTTACTTGTTGGAGCAAACAGATATTGCTTTAATCCCCTCTCCTAGTGGACAACGCGTCGTGATGGATGGCAACGATATTTCTCAAGAAATCCGGTCAAATGATGTCACATCTAATGTTTCAGAAGTCGCAGCTCATGCGAATGTTCGAGCAGAAATGGTGAAACGACAATTAAAAATGGCCGCAAGTTCAGGAGTTGTCATGGACGGCAGAGATATCGGAACACACGTTTTAGTAAATGCGGAATTGAAAATATTTATGTCAGCTACCGTTCAAGAGCGTGCTAAACGACGACTATTAGACAATGAAGCAAGAGGAATACAATCAGACATTGCAAGCTTAGAAGAAGAAATTGCTACTAGAGATAAAATGGATAGCGAACGCGAAGCTTCCCCTCTTGTTCAAGCGCAAGATGCAATTTTTCTGGATACAACTTCTATGACAATTGTAGAAGTTCGAGATGAAATTATTCGACTTGCAGAAGAGAGGTTGGCATCATGA
- a CDS encoding DUF2768 domain-containing protein, with product MTSLGKMWVSFASMGFMLISMGLIYFSRYKISNKFVKFVFAIIAYILLISGFLTMVYVVFSGPTGR from the coding sequence ATGACATCGCTTGGGAAAATGTGGGTATCTTTTGCCTCTATGGGGTTTATGTTAATTTCCATGGGGTTAATATATTTTAGTCGCTACAAAATATCCAACAAATTTGTGAAATTTGTTTTTGCAATCATTGCATACATCTTATTGATAAGTGGGTTTTTGACGATGGTGTATGTCGTTTTTAGCGGTCCGACTGGAAGGTGA
- the rpsA gene encoding 30S ribosomal protein S1, producing the protein MSEEMNLNEQQDFQEGSLVKGKVAQVDEKAVIVSIEGAPFDGVIPISELSSLHIEKASDVVNVGDELQLIITKVEDDNYVLSKRKVDAEDAWKELEEKFHSGEVFDAEVKDVVKGGLVVDLGVRGFVPASLVEDHFVESFDDYKGKTLAFKIVEMEKDKNRLILSHRAVVETEKASHKQTVLQTIQAGDVLKGKVQRIATFGAFVDLGGVDGLVHISQLSHNHVESVSEVVKEGQEVSVKVLSIDRDNERISLSIKETQPGPWDTIEEKAPIGSTLTGKVKRLVTYGAFVEVFPGVEGLVHISQISHSHIGTPHEVLKENEEVTVKVLDVNKAEKRLSLSIKELQEDTERKAIEKYELPEENSGFSISDVIGDKLKGFK; encoded by the coding sequence ATGTCAGAGGAAATGAACTTGAACGAACAACAAGATTTCCAAGAAGGAAGTCTCGTAAAAGGGAAGGTTGCACAAGTTGACGAAAAAGCCGTCATTGTTTCTATTGAAGGTGCTCCTTTCGATGGCGTCATCCCTATTAGCGAATTATCGAGCCTACATATCGAAAAAGCATCAGATGTTGTGAATGTAGGAGACGAACTTCAACTGATCATTACTAAGGTAGAAGATGATAATTATGTCCTATCTAAACGTAAAGTGGATGCGGAAGATGCTTGGAAAGAATTAGAAGAAAAATTCCATTCTGGTGAAGTATTCGATGCTGAAGTAAAGGATGTCGTGAAAGGCGGGTTAGTCGTTGACTTAGGAGTTAGAGGATTTGTTCCTGCATCTCTTGTCGAGGACCATTTCGTTGAATCATTCGATGATTATAAAGGGAAAACATTGGCATTTAAAATTGTCGAAATGGAAAAAGATAAGAACCGACTTATTCTATCCCATCGAGCAGTTGTCGAAACAGAGAAGGCTTCTCACAAACAAACAGTTCTGCAAACTATTCAAGCCGGAGATGTGCTTAAAGGGAAAGTCCAACGTATTGCAACATTTGGAGCTTTCGTTGATTTAGGTGGAGTTGATGGATTAGTCCATATTTCTCAGCTTTCTCACAATCATGTAGAATCGGTCTCAGAGGTTGTGAAAGAAGGGCAAGAAGTTTCTGTAAAAGTGTTATCAATTGATCGAGACAATGAACGAATCTCTCTGTCCATTAAAGAAACGCAACCTGGACCATGGGATACAATCGAAGAAAAAGCACCAATAGGCTCTACGTTAACTGGAAAAGTGAAGCGATTAGTAACGTATGGTGCCTTTGTAGAAGTATTTCCAGGAGTGGAAGGATTGGTCCACATCTCCCAAATTTCCCATTCTCATATTGGAACACCTCACGAAGTGTTGAAAGAGAATGAGGAAGTCACTGTAAAAGTGCTTGATGTGAATAAAGCGGAAAAACGTCTCTCTTTAAGTATTAAAGAACTACAAGAAGACACTGAACGTAAAGCAATTGAGAAGTACGAATTGCCAGAAGAAAATTCTGGTTTCTCCATTAGTGATGTAATTGGGGATAAATTAAAAGGGTTTAAATAA
- the der gene encoding ribosome biogenesis GTPase Der — MSKPVVAIVGRPNVGKSTIFNRIVGERISIVEDIPGVTRDRIYSSADWLTHEFNIIDTGGIEIGDEPFLEQIRSQAEIAIEEADVIIFLVNGRESVTTADEQVAKILYKTKKPIVLAVNKIDNPDMREMIYDFYSLGFGEPFPISGSHGLGLGDLLDEVAKNFPQEDEEVYPDDVIKFSLIGRPNAGKSSLVNSFLGNDRVIVSEVAGTTRDAIDSPYEYDGQPYVIIDTAGMRKRGKIYESTEKYSVLRALRAIERSDVVLVVLNGEEGIQEQDKKIAGYAHEAGKAVIIVVNKWDAVEKDEKTMNEYTKRIREHFLFLDYAPILFVSAKTKQRVHQILPVINRVSENHSMRVQSSLLNEVIEDAVARNPAPSDKGRRLRIYYATQVAIKPPTFVVFVNDPELMHFSYERFLENRIRESFDFEGTPIRIITRART; from the coding sequence ATGTCAAAACCAGTAGTAGCAATCGTAGGAAGGCCAAATGTTGGTAAATCGACGATTTTTAATCGAATAGTTGGAGAAAGAATCTCCATCGTGGAAGATATTCCAGGAGTAACGCGTGACCGCATTTATAGCTCAGCAGATTGGTTAACACACGAATTTAATATCATTGATACTGGAGGTATTGAAATTGGTGATGAGCCATTTCTTGAGCAAATTCGTTCTCAAGCCGAGATTGCGATTGAAGAAGCGGACGTTATTATTTTCCTTGTGAATGGTCGAGAAAGTGTCACGACTGCAGATGAACAAGTGGCAAAGATACTCTATAAAACAAAAAAGCCAATTGTACTAGCCGTTAATAAAATTGATAATCCAGATATGCGAGAAATGATTTATGATTTCTATTCTCTTGGATTTGGCGAACCATTTCCCATCTCAGGGTCGCATGGTCTAGGATTAGGGGACTTGTTGGATGAAGTGGCAAAGAATTTCCCACAAGAAGATGAAGAAGTTTATCCAGATGATGTCATCAAGTTCTCCTTAATTGGCCGCCCTAATGCTGGGAAATCCTCCTTAGTAAACAGTTTCTTAGGAAATGATCGAGTCATTGTAAGTGAAGTCGCGGGTACAACTCGTGATGCGATTGACTCTCCTTATGAATACGATGGGCAGCCCTACGTCATTATCGATACAGCAGGGATGCGTAAGCGCGGAAAAATATATGAGTCGACTGAGAAATACAGTGTCCTTCGAGCATTGAGAGCGATTGAGCGATCTGATGTGGTTCTTGTCGTTTTAAATGGGGAAGAAGGAATTCAAGAACAAGATAAAAAAATTGCTGGTTATGCTCATGAAGCAGGTAAAGCAGTTATTATTGTTGTAAATAAATGGGATGCTGTAGAAAAAGATGAGAAAACAATGAACGAATATACAAAACGGATTCGGGAACACTTCTTATTTTTGGACTATGCGCCTATTCTATTTGTTAGTGCTAAAACAAAGCAGCGTGTCCACCAAATCTTGCCTGTTATCAACCGTGTAAGTGAAAACCACTCGATGCGTGTACAATCTAGCTTGTTGAATGAAGTGATCGAGGATGCGGTAGCTAGAAATCCTGCACCATCCGATAAAGGCAGAAGACTGCGCATTTACTATGCAACTCAAGTTGCGATTAAACCGCCCACTTTTGTTGTCTTCGTTAATGATCCAGAGCTCATGCACTTTTCTTACGAACGTTTCTTAGAAAATCGAATTCGTGAGTCATTCGATTTCGAAGGAACACCAATCCGTATCATTACACGTGCTAGAACGTAG